The following coding sequences lie in one Maribacter forsetii DSM 18668 genomic window:
- a CDS encoding HEAT repeat domain-containing protein, which yields MTFFKKFLLGTISLLLLCASCINKKPIEIPLTIQQDSTDLIEMAKLARETITADVADGLELSLWASDSLAPDPIALDIDSKGNIYITRSNRAKNSEFDIRGHRDWMTESIALESVEDRRAFLHKTFAPELSEENEWLPDLNNDSIHDWHDLAVEQDEIWMLQDTDNDGIADVSTQIMNDFSDEINDVAGALLVRDEDVFVGIGPSMYRLKDTNGDKILDDKTSIAEGFAVHIGFSGHGMSGAIEGPDGKIYWGIGDIGANITTVDGENHKYPNEGVIVRCNPDGTDFEVFAHGLRNTHEFVFDAYGNIISSDNDGDHKGESERLVHIVEGSDAGWRANWQYGKYTDPKNNGYNVWMDEKLFTPHWEGQAAYIMPPIQNFHNGPTGMIYNPGTALGKKWMDKFFLVEFVGDPSRSHIWSFDLQPKGASFELKSDKSILSGVLPTGIDFGPDGALYLADWVNGWGTKNYGRVWKLDVTEETNDLAKERLRTQQLMTHNYEDEKIDSLVSLLSYGDMRIRQKAQFELAKRTFWGYRALEKAIIEEENQFARIHAIWGIGQIAANDADEAQPLLNLLHDEDPEIIAQSVKVLGDLRYEKAADSLISLTTHKNDRVKFYAAQALGRLKYENAIDPLLAMIEANNDQDLYLRHAAVLALARIGNAGPILALANSENRSLRIAAVMVLRKLQDPKISIFLSDKDEYIVTETARAINDDLSIEAALPALAATLNNEKFKSEPLLRRAINASLRVGGDEQLEFLINFAKRKNVSSDLRGEALAALGTWNNPSLLDRVDGRYRGEIIRENGQLEEKIKKDIPAFLKESQPEILIGISKTISAIGINSYNDDLYAIFKSNRSPEVRTAVLNALGQLKFKNMETAMSIGMKDKNEQVRTAAVGLLSQLNVSKEKLPNIVGPIFKKGSVSEQQRMLNVLGDLPDEKSNAILTSLINKASRNQLNQGILLDLMESVKTTENPELIAQLDHLKKAGFSADSFQETLYGGNWWAGRSVFNNNPTAQCVRCHSVNGSGGEVGPKLDNIGTILNRQQLLEALIEPSVRLAPGYGTVTITLKDGQKVKGVLIEENNKEILLRTSEAEPLRVPLMRIASRENSMSAMPAMGRMISRRELRDLIEYLGALKNKKRIIVGEDKEV from the coding sequence TAAAGGCAACATATACATTACTCGTTCAAATAGAGCCAAAAATTCGGAATTCGATATTCGTGGACATAGAGATTGGATGACGGAATCTATAGCCCTAGAATCCGTAGAAGACCGAAGAGCTTTTCTGCATAAAACTTTTGCTCCTGAACTTAGTGAGGAAAATGAGTGGCTTCCTGATTTAAATAATGACAGCATTCATGATTGGCACGACCTTGCTGTTGAACAAGATGAAATTTGGATGTTACAAGATACCGACAATGACGGCATTGCAGATGTTTCTACACAGATCATGAATGACTTCAGTGATGAAATTAATGATGTCGCCGGAGCCCTTTTAGTGCGTGATGAAGATGTTTTTGTTGGTATAGGACCTAGTATGTATCGCTTAAAGGATACTAACGGTGACAAAATACTAGATGATAAAACCAGTATTGCAGAGGGATTCGCTGTGCACATTGGTTTTAGCGGTCACGGAATGTCCGGCGCTATTGAAGGTCCTGATGGCAAGATATATTGGGGTATAGGAGATATTGGTGCAAATATTACTACAGTAGATGGTGAAAACCATAAGTATCCAAATGAAGGGGTAATCGTAAGATGTAATCCTGATGGGACAGATTTTGAGGTTTTTGCCCATGGTCTACGTAATACACACGAGTTTGTTTTTGATGCTTACGGAAATATAATTTCATCTGACAATGACGGTGACCACAAAGGCGAAAGCGAACGTTTGGTTCATATAGTTGAAGGTTCTGATGCCGGATGGAGAGCAAATTGGCAATATGGAAAATATACAGATCCAAAGAACAATGGCTATAATGTATGGATGGATGAAAAATTGTTCACTCCTCATTGGGAAGGTCAGGCTGCTTACATTATGCCTCCCATCCAAAATTTTCATAACGGACCTACCGGAATGATATATAATCCTGGTACTGCTTTAGGTAAAAAATGGATGGACAAATTTTTCTTGGTAGAATTTGTAGGAGACCCAAGCAGGTCCCATATTTGGTCGTTCGATCTACAACCAAAAGGCGCTTCGTTTGAATTGAAAAGTGACAAATCCATTCTATCGGGAGTATTACCTACAGGTATTGATTTTGGACCAGATGGCGCACTATATCTTGCCGATTGGGTAAACGGCTGGGGCACTAAAAATTACGGTAGAGTATGGAAACTAGACGTTACCGAAGAAACCAATGATCTTGCCAAAGAAAGGCTAAGAACACAACAGCTAATGACTCATAATTATGAGGATGAAAAGATTGATAGTTTGGTCAGCTTACTATCATATGGCGATATGAGAATTCGACAAAAAGCTCAGTTTGAACTTGCTAAAAGAACCTTTTGGGGCTACAGAGCTTTAGAAAAGGCAATAATAGAGGAAGAAAACCAATTTGCACGTATACATGCTATTTGGGGTATTGGACAAATTGCGGCAAATGATGCAGATGAAGCTCAACCCCTACTAAATTTATTGCATGATGAAGATCCAGAAATTATAGCTCAAAGTGTTAAAGTACTAGGAGATTTACGTTATGAAAAAGCTGCCGATAGTCTTATTTCTCTAACTACTCATAAAAATGACCGTGTAAAATTCTATGCGGCGCAAGCCTTAGGAAGATTAAAATATGAAAATGCCATTGACCCATTATTGGCAATGATTGAAGCCAATAATGATCAAGATTTATATTTGAGACATGCCGCTGTTTTAGCCTTGGCTAGAATAGGAAATGCCGGACCGATTTTAGCGCTTGCCAATAGTGAAAATAGAAGTCTTAGAATTGCAGCTGTTATGGTTCTTAGAAAATTACAGGACCCAAAAATATCCATATTCCTTTCTGATAAGGATGAATATATTGTTACCGAAACTGCAAGAGCAATAAATGACGACCTCTCTATTGAAGCTGCATTACCTGCGTTAGCGGCTACACTGAACAACGAAAAATTTAAATCAGAACCGTTGTTACGTAGAGCAATTAATGCCTCCCTGCGTGTAGGTGGCGATGAACAATTAGAATTTCTCATCAATTTTGCCAAACGAAAAAACGTCTCTAGCGATTTACGTGGTGAGGCCTTAGCCGCATTAGGCACATGGAACAACCCTTCTCTTTTAGACCGTGTAGACGGGAGATATAGAGGCGAAATCATAAGAGAAAACGGACAGTTGGAAGAAAAGATAAAAAAAGACATACCAGCATTTCTTAAAGAGAGTCAACCCGAAATATTAATTGGAATTTCAAAAACTATCAGTGCTATCGGTATCAACTCTTACAATGATGATTTGTATGCTATATTTAAATCAAACAGATCTCCTGAAGTTAGAACTGCGGTTTTAAATGCCTTGGGGCAATTAAAATTTAAAAATATGGAGACTGCAATGTCTATAGGTATGAAAGATAAGAACGAACAGGTAAGAACTGCAGCAGTTGGCTTATTGAGCCAGTTAAACGTATCAAAAGAAAAACTACCGAATATTGTTGGCCCCATATTTAAAAAAGGTTCGGTATCGGAGCAACAAAGAATGTTGAATGTTCTCGGTGACTTACCAGATGAAAAAAGTAATGCCATACTTACCAGCCTAATTAATAAAGCCAGTAGAAATCAATTAAATCAGGGTATATTATTAGATCTAATGGAATCGGTGAAAACGACTGAAAACCCTGAACTAATAGCACAATTAGATCATCTTAAAAAAGCAGGGTTTTCTGCTGATTCTTTCCAAGAAACTCTCTATGGAGGAAACTGGTGGGCAGGGAGATCTGTTTTCAACAACAATCCTACGGCGCAATGTGTACGTTGCCATTCTGTAAATGGATCTGGTGGTGAAGTTGGCCCTAAGTTAGATAATATTGGTACTATTTTAAATAGACAACAATTACTGGAAGCCTTAATAGAGCCAAGTGTTAGATTGGCACCTGGTTATGGAACCGTAACTATTACATTAAAAGACGGACAAAAAGTTAAAGGGGTTTTAATTGAGGAAAATAATAAGGAGATTTTGCTGAGAACATCTGAAGCTGAACCTTTAAGAGTTCCTTTAATGAGAATTGCCAGCAGAGAAAATTCTATGTCTGCCATGCCCGCTATGGGACGCATGATATCAAGAAGGGAACTTCGTGATCTTATAGAATATCTTGGCGCTCTAAAAAATAAAAAACGAATTATTGTAGGGGAAGATAAAGAAGTATAA
- a CDS encoding CTP synthase, whose product MAQTKYIFVTGGVTSSLGKGIIAASLAKLLQSRGYKTTIQKLDPYINVDPGTLNPYEHGECYVTDDGAETDLDLGHYERFLNVRTSQANNVTTGRIYQSVIEKERRGEFLGKTVQVVPHITNEIKERVQVLGKSGEYDIVITEIGGTVGDIESLPYIEAVRQLLWELGDNNAIVIHLTLVPYLSAAGELKTKPTQHSVKTLMESGIKADILVCRTEHEISNDIKDKLALFCNVKREAVIQSIDASTIYDVPLLMQEEGLDTVTLQKLALPNEVAPDLGRWNEFLARHKNPKDEVTIGLVGKYVELQDSYKSILEAFIHAGAANEVKVKVKSVHSEYITAANYENKLKGLDAILVAPGFGERGIEGKVKAVEYARVMNIPFLGICLGMQMAVIEYARNVLGLVNANSTEMDENTPDPVISIMEEQKSITDKGGTMRLGAWDCELKEGSLVKEMYNGESQISERHRHRYEFNNAYLEQLENAGLKATGFNKETNLVEIVELDDHPWFIGVQYHPEYKSTVANPHPLFVGLVKAALEHKNAQTNATLA is encoded by the coding sequence ATGGCACAAACCAAATACATCTTCGTTACGGGAGGCGTTACTTCTTCGTTAGGAAAAGGCATCATTGCTGCATCTTTGGCGAAATTACTGCAATCTCGCGGCTACAAAACTACCATTCAAAAACTAGATCCTTACATTAATGTAGATCCAGGAACTTTAAACCCTTATGAGCATGGCGAATGTTATGTAACTGATGATGGTGCGGAAACAGATCTAGATTTAGGTCATTATGAGCGTTTTTTAAATGTTCGTACATCTCAAGCGAATAATGTTACTACAGGTAGAATTTACCAAAGCGTTATTGAAAAAGAACGTAGAGGGGAATTTTTAGGTAAGACCGTACAAGTGGTTCCCCACATTACAAATGAAATTAAAGAACGTGTTCAGGTTTTAGGTAAAAGTGGTGAATATGATATTGTGATTACTGAAATTGGTGGTACGGTAGGTGATATTGAATCTTTGCCATATATTGAAGCGGTTCGTCAACTTCTTTGGGAACTTGGAGATAACAATGCCATTGTTATTCATTTAACTTTGGTGCCCTATTTATCCGCTGCAGGTGAATTAAAGACCAAACCTACACAACACTCTGTAAAAACATTAATGGAAAGCGGTATAAAAGCCGATATTTTGGTGTGCAGAACAGAGCATGAGATTTCTAATGATATTAAAGATAAACTAGCACTTTTCTGTAATGTAAAGCGTGAAGCGGTTATACAAAGTATTGATGCATCTACAATTTATGATGTGCCGTTATTAATGCAAGAAGAAGGTTTAGATACAGTAACCTTACAGAAATTGGCATTGCCTAATGAGGTAGCTCCAGATTTAGGTCGTTGGAACGAGTTCTTGGCGAGACATAAGAACCCAAAAGATGAAGTTACTATAGGTTTAGTTGGTAAGTATGTAGAGCTACAAGATTCATATAAATCTATTCTAGAAGCTTTTATACATGCGGGAGCTGCTAACGAGGTAAAAGTAAAAGTAAAATCTGTTCATTCAGAATATATTACGGCTGCCAACTATGAGAACAAGCTAAAAGGATTGGATGCTATTTTGGTAGCACCAGGCTTTGGTGAGCGTGGTATAGAAGGTAAAGTGAAGGCTGTTGAATATGCACGTGTAATGAATATTCCATTTTTGGGTATATGCTTAGGTATGCAGATGGCAGTTATTGAATATGCACGTAATGTGTTAGGTCTTGTAAATGCAAATTCTACCGAGATGGATGAAAACACTCCTGATCCGGTAATTAGTATTATGGAAGAACAAAAAAGTATTACCGATAAAGGTGGTACAATGCGTTTAGGTGCGTGGGATTGTGAATTGAAGGAAGGTAGTCTTGTTAAAGAAATGTATAATGGTGAGTCTCAAATTTCTGAGCGTCATCGTCATAGATATGAGTTTAACAATGCATATTTAGAGCAATTAGAGAATGCAGGTCTAAAAGCAACAGGTTTTAATAAAGAAACCAATTTGGTTGAAATTGTAGAGTTAGATGATCATCCTTGGTTTATTGGCGTGCAGTATCACCCAGAGTATAAGAGTACGGTAGCTAATCCACATCCATTGTTTGTTGGCTTGGTTAAGGCTGCTTTAGAGCATAAAAATGCACAAACTAATGCCACATTGGCATAA
- a CDS encoding fasciclin domain-containing protein → MKKMLRLQNFLLLLTIAMVTWSCSDDDDVEPITSDELTIVETAQAEDALSSLVSALTTVDNSEGTDLVGTLSSEGPFTVFAPTNDAFTALLNQLDDFESLSDFDTDEERAILTSILTYHVVSGVAASSSDLTNGMTVTTVQGEDLTINIDDDVFIDDATEVDAQVVIADVEASNGVVHVIDKVMLPQAIIDALNGEEMPEENGTLVDIVVATEPLSLLEAAVIKADLVATLNSDGPFTVFAPTDDAFVALLEVLGDDYNSLDDFDTDEEIALLKNILLFHVVAAEVKSTDLAAGQVATALENNSVEIIASGDTFVIGDASDTDANITGVDIMASNGIAHTIDKVLLPQAAIDFVTSLQLKTIVDTAVATDDLSLLVDALVQADAGLVETLNGDGPFTVFAPTNAAFAALLETLGDDFNSLADFDTEDEKALLTKVLTYHVVAGTAAFSTDLTNGQAIETVQGENVTVVLTDNGVQIMDATETNANVALADVAATNGVVHVIDKVILPQEVLDMLAAMSLKTIVEIAVETDDLSLLVDALGQADAGLVETLSGDGPFTVFAPTNDAFVALLDSLGEDYNSLADFDTEAEKDLLATILTYHVVSGTTAFSTDLSDGQTIATFQGENVGINIKEDGTVHVEDASTDNATVVTADVEASNGVVHVINKVLLPQAALDAL, encoded by the coding sequence ATGAAAAAAATGTTGAGATTACAAAACTTTTTACTGCTACTCACCATTGCAATGGTTACATGGTCTTGTAGTGACGATGATGATGTAGAACCTATTACATCTGACGAATTAACCATTGTTGAAACTGCCCAGGCAGAAGACGCTCTTTCTTCATTGGTTTCCGCACTTACTACTGTAGATAATTCTGAAGGAACAGATTTAGTTGGTACATTGAGTTCTGAAGGTCCTTTTACCGTTTTTGCCCCAACAAATGATGCTTTTACAGCATTATTAAATCAATTAGATGATTTTGAATCACTATCCGATTTTGACACAGATGAAGAAAGAGCAATTTTAACCTCTATTTTAACTTATCACGTTGTTTCAGGTGTTGCGGCAAGTTCTTCAGACCTTACCAACGGAATGACAGTTACCACTGTTCAAGGTGAAGATTTGACCATTAATATAGATGATGATGTATTTATTGATGATGCAACTGAGGTAGACGCCCAAGTTGTTATTGCTGATGTGGAAGCAAGTAATGGAGTGGTTCATGTTATTGATAAAGTAATGTTGCCACAAGCAATTATCGACGCTTTAAATGGCGAAGAAATGCCTGAGGAAAATGGAACTTTAGTTGATATAGTTGTAGCTACAGAACCACTATCGCTATTAGAAGCTGCAGTAATCAAAGCTGATTTGGTTGCAACTCTTAATTCTGACGGTCCTTTTACCGTTTTTGCTCCTACCGATGATGCTTTTGTTGCGTTATTGGAGGTTCTAGGAGATGATTACAATAGTCTTGATGATTTTGATACCGATGAAGAAATTGCTCTATTAAAGAATATTTTATTATTTCATGTGGTTGCTGCAGAAGTAAAATCAACTGATTTGGCTGCAGGGCAAGTTGCTACGGCGTTGGAAAATAATAGCGTTGAAATTATAGCTTCGGGCGACACTTTTGTTATAGGCGATGCTTCTGATACTGACGCAAATATTACAGGTGTAGACATTATGGCATCTAATGGTATTGCACATACAATAGATAAAGTCTTATTACCACAAGCGGCTATAGATTTCGTTACCAGTCTACAATTAAAAACCATTGTCGATACCGCTGTTGCAACAGATGATTTAAGCTTATTGGTAGATGCCCTGGTTCAAGCTGATGCCGGTTTAGTAGAAACTTTAAATGGTGACGGTCCTTTTACCGTTTTTGCACCAACAAACGCTGCTTTTGCCGCTTTGCTAGAAACATTAGGTGATGATTTTAACAGTCTTGCAGATTTTGATACTGAAGACGAGAAAGCACTTTTAACTAAAGTATTAACTTATCACGTGGTTGCCGGTACAGCTGCCTTTTCAACTGACTTAACTAACGGGCAAGCCATTGAAACCGTTCAAGGTGAAAACGTAACAGTAGTATTAACCGACAATGGTGTTCAAATTATGGATGCAACCGAAACCAATGCAAATGTTGCTTTGGCAGATGTAGCAGCAACTAATGGTGTCGTACACGTTATTGATAAAGTAATTTTGCCACAAGAGGTTTTAGATATGTTAGCCGCAATGAGTTTAAAAACAATTGTAGAGATTGCTGTTGAAACAGACGATTTAAGTTTATTAGTAGACGCTCTTGGTCAAGCAGATGCTGGTTTGGTAGAAACATTAAGTGGTGACGGCCCATTTACGGTATTTGCCCCAACCAACGATGCTTTTGTTGCTTTATTAGATTCTTTAGGTGAGGATTACAACAGTTTGGCGGATTTTGACACAGAAGCTGAAAAGGATTTATTGGCAACCATTCTTACATATCACGTTGTTTCTGGTACCACAGCTTTCTCAACTGATTTAAGTGACGGACAGACAATTGCTACTTTTCAAGGTGAAAACGTAGGTATCAATATTAAGGAAGATGGTACTGTACACGTTGAGGATGCAAGTACAGATAACGCTACTGTAGTTACAGCAGATGTAGAAGCTAGTAACGGCGTAGTTCATGTAATCAATAAGGTACTTTTACCACAAGCAGCACTTGATGCGCTATAA
- the mnmA gene encoding tRNA 2-thiouridine(34) synthase MnmA, producing MKKVVIGLSGGVDSSVAAYLLKEQGYDVIGLFMKNWHDDSVTISEECPWLEDSNDALIVAEKLGIPFQTVDLSTEYKERIVDYMFKEYEMGRTPNPDVLCNREIKFDVFMKIAMQLGADYVATGHYCRKGTIKNTDDTETYQLLAGKDGNKDQSYFLCQLSQEQLSKTLFPIGELTKPQVREIAAKMNLITADKKDSQGLCFIGKVRLPEFLQQQLKPKTGKIVEVPAGFNAYERATPHFNDKNSELEFYAEKPVYHLTDGKVVGEHQGAHYFTKGQRKGLHVGGTKEPLFVIDTDVNENIIYTGQGKAHPGLYRRTLFVKDEEIHWVRTDLALDIDEKLEVKARIRYRQELQEATIYRVEGGMYVDFKEMQSAITEGQFVAWYLDDDLIGSGVIS from the coding sequence ATGAAAAAAGTAGTAATAGGACTTTCTGGAGGAGTAGATTCAAGCGTGGCGGCATACCTTTTAAAAGAACAAGGTTATGATGTCATTGGTTTGTTTATGAAGAATTGGCATGATGATTCGGTAACGATATCAGAAGAGTGTCCGTGGTTAGAAGATAGCAACGATGCATTAATTGTCGCTGAAAAATTGGGTATTCCGTTTCAAACAGTTGATTTAAGTACTGAGTATAAAGAGCGTATAGTTGATTATATGTTTAAGGAGTACGAGATGGGACGCACCCCAAATCCTGATGTGCTTTGTAATAGAGAAATCAAGTTTGATGTCTTTATGAAAATAGCTATGCAGCTTGGAGCAGATTATGTAGCTACCGGTCATTACTGTAGAAAGGGCACTATCAAAAATACAGACGATACCGAAACCTACCAGTTGTTAGCGGGGAAAGATGGTAATAAAGATCAGTCTTATTTTTTATGTCAATTATCGCAAGAGCAATTATCAAAAACATTATTTCCAATAGGGGAGTTGACCAAGCCGCAGGTTAGGGAAATTGCTGCAAAGATGAATTTGATAACTGCAGATAAAAAAGATTCACAAGGGTTATGCTTTATAGGTAAGGTTAGATTACCGGAGTTTTTACAACAACAGTTAAAACCAAAAACAGGTAAAATTGTTGAAGTTCCTGCCGGGTTTAATGCTTACGAACGTGCAACACCTCATTTCAATGATAAAAACTCGGAATTAGAGTTTTATGCGGAGAAACCTGTATACCATTTAACAGATGGTAAAGTTGTTGGTGAGCATCAAGGTGCGCACTATTTTACCAAAGGGCAACGGAAAGGGCTGCACGTGGGTGGAACAAAAGAGCCTTTATTTGTAATAGATACCGATGTTAATGAGAATATCATTTATACTGGTCAAGGTAAGGCACACCCAGGGCTGTATAGAAGAACTTTATTTGTAAAGGATGAAGAAATACATTGGGTACGTACAGATCTAGCCTTAGATATTGATGAGAAATTAGAAGTAAAAGCACGTATTAGGTACCGTCAAGAACTTCAAGAAGCTACTATTTATAGAGTGGAAGGTGGTATGTACGTAGATTTCAAAGAAATGCAATCTGCAATTACCGAGGGCCAGTTCGTAGCTTGGTATTTAGATGATGATCTAATAGGATCTGGCGTTATATCTTAA
- the yidC gene encoding membrane protein insertase YidC — MEEKKFDVQSIIGFVLIFGILIFMFYQNQPTPEELEAEKAKQEQVEAAKASENSGTETVINDVPQLDLQDSTAVANYQGKLGAFGFTKPSNDITTFENEVLLLKISNKGGQIVEAKMKQFVTYDSVPVYLIKDGNASFGLDFATSDNRTLNTQDLYFEPTMSNDNGNKVLSLKAKTSGNQYLEYRYVIKPNDYLVDFTIKSKGLDNVISTSKPVTLDWKLKGIRHSKSIQYENRYTRLTYNHEDGKISKLSEGSDDEETEEDIKWISYRQHFFSSILAADEPFKGGDLTSVNLVEEESRTFGFTKEYASALPVELEGGEISKDLHWYFGPTDVDTLSQYEDLGLVDSIPFGWGIFGWINRYVFTPFYGLISTYFPYGIAIVIMTILVRLAMSPVTYKSYLSQAKMKVLKPEITELGEKYKDNAMKKQQETMKLYGKAGVSPMSGCIPAVIQMPIFYALFMFFPTSFALRQKSFLWADDLSSFDTIYQFPEGFSIPFYGDHVSLFPILASIAIFFYMNMTTGQNMPTQPGMPNMKFIMYLMPFMMLFFFNNYASGLSLYYFVSNLITIGIMLVIKNVIIDNDKIHAQIQENKKKPKKENKFQKKMREMMEQAEAQKKN; from the coding sequence ATGGAAGAAAAGAAATTTGATGTACAATCCATAATTGGCTTCGTGCTTATTTTTGGAATACTCATCTTCATGTTTTACCAAAATCAGCCAACTCCAGAAGAGTTAGAGGCAGAAAAGGCAAAGCAAGAACAAGTAGAGGCTGCAAAGGCATCAGAAAATTCAGGAACAGAAACTGTTATTAATGATGTACCGCAATTAGATTTACAAGATTCTACTGCAGTTGCCAATTACCAAGGTAAACTTGGCGCATTTGGTTTTACAAAACCTTCTAATGACATTACTACTTTTGAGAATGAAGTGCTTTTATTAAAGATTAGTAATAAAGGTGGACAAATTGTAGAAGCGAAAATGAAACAATTCGTTACCTATGATTCTGTACCTGTATATTTAATAAAGGATGGTAATGCTTCTTTCGGATTGGATTTTGCCACTTCTGATAATAGAACATTGAATACTCAGGATTTATATTTTGAGCCAACAATGTCAAATGACAATGGTAATAAGGTATTATCATTAAAAGCTAAGACATCAGGTAATCAATACTTAGAGTATAGATATGTTATTAAGCCGAACGATTATTTAGTTGACTTTACGATCAAGTCTAAAGGTTTGGACAATGTTATTAGTACAAGTAAGCCGGTAACCTTAGATTGGAAATTAAAAGGGATACGCCACTCAAAAAGTATTCAATATGAAAACAGGTATACACGTTTAACCTATAACCATGAAGATGGTAAAATAAGTAAACTTTCTGAAGGAAGTGATGACGAGGAAACTGAAGAAGATATAAAGTGGATTTCATACAGACAGCATTTTTTTAGCAGTATTCTAGCAGCTGATGAGCCTTTTAAAGGTGGTGATCTTACTTCTGTTAATTTAGTGGAAGAAGAAAGTAGAACTTTTGGTTTTACTAAAGAATATGCATCTGCTTTACCTGTGGAATTGGAAGGTGGAGAAATATCTAAAGATTTACATTGGTATTTTGGTCCTACCGATGTTGATACCTTATCTCAGTACGAAGATTTAGGTTTAGTAGATTCTATTCCTTTTGGTTGGGGTATTTTCGGGTGGATCAACCGTTATGTGTTTACACCTTTCTACGGCCTGATCAGTACGTATTTCCCTTACGGTATAGCAATTGTTATTATGACGATCTTAGTTCGTTTGGCAATGTCGCCAGTAACCTATAAGTCGTATTTATCTCAAGCGAAGATGAAGGTGTTGAAACCTGAAATCACGGAGTTAGGGGAGAAGTACAAGGACAATGCGATGAAGAAGCAGCAAGAAACCATGAAATTGTATGGTAAGGCTGGGGTCAGCCCTATGAGTGGTTGTATACCGGCGGTCATACAAATGCCTATTTTTTATGCGCTTTTCATGTTTTTCCCAACATCGTTCGCATTACGTCAAAAATCATTCTTATGGGCAGATGACCTTTCGTCTTTTGATACTATTTATCAGTTCCCAGAAGGATTCTCAATTCCTTTCTATGGAGACCACGTAAGTTTGTTTCCAATATTGGCTTCCATAGCAATTTTCTTTTACATGAATATGACTACGGGTCAGAACATGCCAACACAACCTGGTATGCCTAACATGAAGTTCATTATGTATCTAATGCCTTTTATGATGTTGTTTTTCTTTAACAACTATGCGAGTGGTTTAAGTTTGTATTATTTTGTGTCTAACTTAATTACTATAGGTATTATGCTGGTTATTAAGAATGTTATCATAGATAATGATAAGATACATGCTCAAATACAAGAGAATAAGAAGAAACCTAAAAAGGAGAACAAGTTTCAAAAGAAAATGCGTGAAATGATGGAGCAAGCAGAAGCGCAGAAGAAGAATTAA
- a CDS encoding NAD(P)H-dependent flavin oxidoreductase, protein MQNRITELFNIEFPIIQGGMIWTSGWRLASAVSNAGGLGVIGAGSMYPDVLREHIQKCKKATSKPFGVNIPMLYPDIDKLMDIIVAEGVKIVFTSAGNPKTWTSFLKEKGITVVHVVGSLKFALKAQDAGVDAIVAEGFEAGGHNGRDETTTLVLIPAVKEKITIPLIAAGGIANGSAMLAAMVLGADGVQVGSRFVASEEASNHMNFKEVVVNSKEGDTQLTLKELAPVRLVKNKFYNEVQKAYAHGATTDELKSLLGRGRAKKGMFLGDLEDGELEIGQASALIHDIKPAGEIVKQLMREFEKRKAELSSL, encoded by the coding sequence ATGCAAAATAGAATTACCGAACTTTTCAATATAGAATTTCCTATTATTCAAGGAGGAATGATTTGGACCAGCGGATGGCGACTAGCCAGTGCTGTATCAAATGCTGGAGGATTGGGAGTTATTGGTGCCGGGAGCATGTACCCTGATGTTTTACGAGAGCATATTCAAAAATGCAAGAAAGCCACCTCAAAACCTTTTGGAGTAAATATCCCTATGTTGTATCCTGATATTGATAAGTTGATGGATATTATCGTTGCCGAGGGTGTAAAAATTGTGTTTACATCAGCAGGAAATCCTAAAACTTGGACCTCCTTTCTAAAAGAAAAAGGAATTACGGTTGTGCATGTGGTAGGTAGCTTGAAATTTGCATTAAAAGCACAGGATGCCGGGGTAGATGCAATTGTAGCGGAAGGCTTTGAAGCAGGCGGTCATAATGGTAGAGATGAAACAACAACTTTGGTTTTGATTCCTGCAGTGAAAGAAAAAATAACTATTCCTTTAATTGCAGCAGGAGGTATTGCCAATGGTAGTGCCATGTTAGCAGCCATGGTTTTAGGTGCAGACGGAGTGCAAGTGGGCAGCCGATTTGTAGCTAGTGAAGAAGCATCGAATCATATGAATTTCAAAGAGGTAGTAGTCAATTCCAAAGAAGGGGATACGCAGTTGACATTAAAAGAATTAGCACCTGTTCGTTTAGTTAAAAACAAATTCTATAACGAAGTGCAAAAAGCATACGCTCACGGAGCAACTACAGATGAGTTGAAATCACTTTTAGGTAGAGGTCGTGCTAAAAAAGGTATGTTCTTAGGTGACTTAGAAGATGGTGAACTAGAAATAGGTCAAGCATCTGCTTTAATACACGACATTAAACCAGCAGGTGAAATTGTTAAACAGTTGATGAGAGAATTTGAAAAGAGGAAAGCAGAACTTTCCTCTTTATAG